A part of Homoserinibacter sp. YIM 151385 genomic DNA contains:
- a CDS encoding ABC transporter permease has product MAYFLRKLAFFVLTLWAAVTLNFLIPRLQPGDPAEAILRRLGGDQGPSTVDPAQLEAIRTMLGISGENIVVQYGQYIASIFRGEFGVSYTYFPYSVTDVIGDAMLWTLVLVGVTTIFSFIVGTLLGTWAAYRRGTRVDGVLTLGSTFLGTLPYFWIALLLIYVFAFQLQWFPEGGGYSSTVPGLGGEFLVDAFQHAVLPAVSLLITGPIGWILAMRNNMVQSLGEDFSRLAVARGLSERRIAISYGARIAILPSVTGFALALGGLFGGTVLVEQVFNYPGLGRLLVEAVGNRDYPLLQALFLMTTTGILLANLLADVAYGILDPRVRREVSA; this is encoded by the coding sequence ATGGCCTACTTCCTCCGGAAGCTCGCGTTCTTCGTGCTCACCCTGTGGGCCGCGGTGACGCTCAACTTCCTCATCCCGCGCCTGCAGCCGGGCGACCCCGCCGAGGCGATCCTGCGTCGCCTCGGCGGGGACCAGGGTCCCTCGACCGTGGACCCCGCACAGCTCGAGGCCATCCGCACGATGCTCGGCATCTCCGGCGAGAACATCGTCGTGCAGTACGGGCAGTACATCGCCTCGATCTTCCGCGGCGAGTTCGGCGTCTCGTACACCTACTTCCCGTACTCGGTGACGGATGTCATCGGCGACGCCATGCTCTGGACGCTCGTGCTCGTCGGCGTGACGACGATCTTCTCCTTCATCGTCGGCACGCTGCTCGGGACCTGGGCGGCCTACCGCCGCGGCACCCGCGTCGACGGCGTGCTCACGCTCGGCTCCACCTTCCTCGGCACCCTGCCGTACTTCTGGATCGCGCTGCTGCTGATCTACGTCTTCGCGTTCCAGCTGCAGTGGTTCCCGGAGGGCGGCGGCTACAGCTCGACCGTGCCGGGCCTGGGCGGCGAGTTCCTCGTCGACGCCTTCCAGCACGCGGTGCTGCCGGCCGTCTCGCTCCTCATCACGGGCCCGATCGGCTGGATCCTCGCGATGCGCAACAACATGGTGCAGTCGCTCGGCGAGGACTTCTCCCGCCTGGCGGTCGCGCGCGGCCTCTCCGAGCGCCGCATCGCGATCAGCTACGGCGCCCGCATCGCGATCCTCCCGAGCGTGACGGGCTTCGCCCTCGCGCTCGGCGGCCTCTTCGGCGGCACGGTGCTCGTCGAGCAGGTCTTCAACTACCCGGGCCTCGGCCGCCTCCTCGTGGAGGCGGTCGGCAACCGCGACTACCCGCTGCTGCAGGCGCTGTTCCTCATGACGACGACCGGCATCCTGCTCGCGAACCTGCTCGCGGACGTGGCCTACGGGATCCTCGATCCGCGCGTCCGACGGGAGGTCAGCGCATGA
- a CDS encoding DUF4349 domain-containing protein encodes MRRMRTTTAAGAIAIAVVLGITGCSASGGAPMGASGESAGEAGRGGGALVEESAASPGEDLAVDPDASGRAVVTTGSVTVSAAHPIEAAADAVRIVERAGGRVDDRREYSPEDGDGDGGEGSASLTLRIPSAELTAVLDELRGLGTAQEVSIGSEDVTTASADLDARISALSASIDRLTSMIGKAAKTSDLIELETAIGSRQAELESLQAQRRSLDDQVAMSTIHLELVSVAVATAQAPPEGPGTFVEGLLASLDGMRAVGAGLLVAAGVLLPWLVVLGGLALGAVALIRRIARRTPVARPAPAGAGGEAPPVS; translated from the coding sequence ATGAGGCGCATGAGGACCACCACGGCAGCCGGGGCGATCGCGATCGCGGTCGTCCTCGGGATCACAGGATGCTCGGCGAGCGGCGGGGCGCCCATGGGCGCATCCGGCGAGTCGGCAGGGGAAGCGGGGCGCGGCGGCGGCGCTCTCGTCGAGGAGTCGGCGGCCTCGCCCGGCGAGGACCTCGCCGTCGACCCGGACGCATCCGGACGCGCGGTCGTCACGACCGGCTCCGTCACCGTCTCGGCCGCGCACCCCATCGAGGCGGCGGCGGATGCGGTGCGCATCGTCGAGCGGGCCGGCGGGCGCGTCGACGACCGACGCGAGTACTCGCCCGAGGACGGGGACGGGGACGGCGGCGAGGGCAGCGCCTCGCTGACCCTCCGCATCCCGAGCGCCGAGCTCACGGCGGTGCTCGACGAGCTGCGCGGGCTGGGCACGGCGCAGGAGGTGAGCATCGGATCGGAGGACGTCACGACCGCGAGCGCCGACCTCGACGCCCGGATCTCGGCGCTCTCCGCCTCGATCGACCGGCTCACCTCCATGATCGGGAAGGCGGCGAAGACGAGCGACCTCATCGAGCTCGAGACCGCGATCGGCTCGCGGCAGGCGGAGCTCGAGTCGCTCCAGGCGCAGCGGCGCTCGCTCGACGACCAGGTCGCGATGTCGACGATCCACCTCGAGCTCGTCTCGGTGGCGGTCGCGACGGCGCAGGCTCCGCCCGAGGGGCCGGGCACCTTCGTCGAGGGGCTGCTCGCGAGCCTCGACGGGATGCGCGCGGTCGGGGCGGGCCTGCTCGTCGCGGCGGGCGTGCTGCTGCCGTGGCTCGTGGTGCTCGGCGGGCTCGCGCTCGGGGCGGTCGCGCTCATCCGCCGGATCGCGCGCCGGACGCCCGTCGCGCGGCCCGCGCCGGCGGGTGCCGGCGGCGAGGCGCCGCCCGTCAGCTGA
- a CDS encoding beta-galactosidase: MADAREVRARAGRLEIDGVPRLVMSGEIHYFRLNPAVWRERIRQARETGLDTVATYIPWIWHELPDGRVDLDGRTHPQRDLLGFLDLCAEEGMDVIARPGPFVMAELKNEGIPYRVRAEHPETHPLGWDGRPTPTRSLDYLAPAYLEAAKGWMDAVLPLLAERLASRGGPVIAVQLDNEVGMLDWVSNSPDLSELALGELAARDPEAARVARGGGAGTASELAVHRAIGLHARSRFAEYLQRLEGWARDAGIDGPLLVNVHGTGERRGRTFPVGVSQLAPAYRGRADVVAGSDFYLGDLTVQNAADLYLSNAILASVNGPEQPATSLEFEAGTGDYGEDLDHLSPPEAGALKTLLTVAQGNRAINYYLFAGGRNPEIEQPENDGTGAGRTGRIAFTGERHGFAAPIDPEGRSTPARDALEAVIGELREHEAVLAGGVEEHDELVYGFVADHYLTEYAHPDAAARREQVADLQEHRFGGAREALLRALVLGGWRFGAVDLQAAAVDDAAVASDEWARGVEVDLDPSAVVVLPTGRTLGAAVQTLLADHVLAGGRLVLAGRLPALDDDGTPCTILADALGLASAGIRRDGTTPETEYFPLVRFEGPLAGRAEVRVSSAQLLRAAGGSADGPSGGSADAPTVLARELGSGEAVAVLTRAGLGRALVIGGDLPVHLGTWRELLALLDVRPGLRIEAERAGVVATTVRAPDGSRLLVALNVAPYPLAPRLELDGRDLGTVTLPARGHALIPIP, encoded by the coding sequence ATGGCGGATGCGAGAGAGGTCCGGGCACGCGCCGGACGGCTCGAGATCGACGGGGTCCCGCGCCTCGTCATGTCGGGCGAGATCCACTACTTCCGCCTCAATCCGGCGGTGTGGCGCGAGCGCATCCGTCAGGCCCGCGAGACCGGCCTCGACACGGTCGCGACCTACATCCCCTGGATCTGGCACGAGCTGCCCGACGGCCGTGTCGACCTCGACGGACGCACCCACCCGCAGCGCGACCTCCTCGGCTTCCTCGACCTCTGCGCCGAGGAGGGCATGGACGTCATCGCCCGCCCCGGCCCCTTCGTCATGGCCGAGCTCAAGAACGAGGGCATCCCGTACCGCGTGCGCGCCGAGCACCCCGAGACCCACCCGCTCGGCTGGGACGGCCGCCCCACCCCCACCCGGTCCCTCGACTACCTGGCACCCGCCTACCTCGAGGCCGCGAAGGGGTGGATGGATGCCGTCCTGCCCCTGCTCGCCGAGCGCCTCGCGAGCCGCGGCGGCCCCGTCATCGCGGTGCAGCTCGACAACGAGGTCGGCATGCTCGACTGGGTCTCGAACTCCCCCGACCTCAGCGAGCTCGCGCTCGGCGAGCTCGCCGCCCGCGACCCCGAGGCGGCGCGGGTCGCGCGCGGCGGCGGTGCCGGCACGGCGTCCGAGCTCGCCGTGCACCGCGCCATCGGGCTCCACGCCAGGTCGCGCTTCGCCGAGTACCTGCAGCGGCTCGAAGGGTGGGCGCGGGATGCCGGCATCGACGGCCCCCTCCTCGTCAACGTGCACGGCACCGGCGAGCGCCGCGGGCGCACCTTCCCCGTCGGCGTCTCGCAGCTCGCCCCCGCCTACCGGGGCCGCGCGGACGTCGTCGCGGGCAGCGACTTCTACCTCGGCGACCTCACCGTGCAGAACGCGGCGGACCTCTACCTCTCGAACGCGATCCTCGCGAGCGTCAACGGCCCCGAGCAGCCCGCGACCTCCCTCGAGTTCGAGGCCGGCACCGGCGACTACGGCGAGGACCTCGACCACCTCAGCCCGCCGGAGGCCGGGGCCCTCAAGACCCTCCTCACGGTCGCGCAGGGGAACCGGGCCATCAACTACTACCTCTTCGCGGGGGGCCGGAACCCCGAGATCGAGCAGCCCGAGAACGACGGCACGGGTGCGGGGCGCACGGGCCGCATCGCCTTCACGGGCGAGCGCCACGGCTTCGCGGCCCCCATCGACCCCGAGGGCCGCTCGACGCCCGCCCGGGACGCGCTCGAGGCGGTCATCGGCGAGCTGCGCGAGCACGAGGCGGTCCTCGCGGGCGGCGTCGAGGAGCACGACGAGCTCGTCTACGGCTTCGTCGCCGACCACTACCTCACCGAGTACGCGCACCCGGATGCGGCGGCCCGCCGCGAGCAGGTCGCGGACCTCCAGGAGCATCGCTTCGGCGGGGCGCGCGAGGCCCTGCTGCGCGCGCTCGTGCTCGGCGGCTGGCGCTTCGGCGCGGTCGACCTCCAGGCGGCCGCCGTCGACGACGCCGCGGTCGCCTCCGACGAGTGGGCGCGCGGCGTCGAGGTCGACCTCGACCCGAGCGCCGTCGTCGTGCTGCCGACCGGGCGCACCCTCGGCGCCGCCGTGCAGACGCTGCTCGCCGACCACGTGCTCGCGGGCGGGCGCCTCGTGCTCGCCGGCCGCCTCCCCGCGCTCGACGACGACGGGACGCCGTGCACGATCCTCGCGGACGCCCTCGGCCTCGCGAGCGCCGGGATCCGGCGGGACGGGACGACGCCCGAGACCGAGTACTTCCCGCTCGTGCGCTTCGAGGGGCCGCTCGCGGGCCGGGCGGAGGTGCGGGTGAGCTCGGCGCAGCTGCTGCGCGCGGCGGGCGGGTCGGCGGACGGTCCGTCCGGCGGCTCGGCCGATGCGCCGACGGTGCTCGCGCGGGAGCTCGGCTCGGGCGAGGCGGTCGCGGTGCTGACCCGAGCCGGGCTCGGGCGGGCCCTCGTGATCGGCGGCGACCTCCCCGTGCACCTCGGCACCTGGCGGGAGCTCCTCGCGCTGCTCGACGTGCGCCCGGGCCTGCGGATCGAGGCGGAGCGGGCGGGCGTCGTCGCGACGACCGTGCGGGCCCCGGACGGCTCGCGCCTCCTCGTCGCGCTGAACGTCGCGCCGTACCCGCTCGCGCCGCGCCTCGAGCTCGACGGCCGCGACCTCGGCACGGTGACGCTGCCCGCCCGTGGCCACGCCCTCATCCCGATCCCCTGA
- a CDS encoding ABC transporter substrate-binding protein, which yields MSRNSRRRAAGAVALAAATAIALAGCGGGADRGGGLTEEGFIQKLEYGGFGGGDNPQVNYNPFLVPTRLAAWEYLYEPLMETNDYTCEATPWLATDFSWNEDGTQLTYEMREGPTWTDGEALDGEDVKFTFELLRDNEALDVDGVWRYLDSVEAPDPGTVVFTFTGPGASAFTLVNNVRIVPEHIWKDVEDPVTFTNEEPVSSGPMTVKSFTPQALVIERNPDFWGAEDVKVQEIQFNKSDAGQVEQLKLSRGDYDANAMFVPNIEEVYVDKDPENNHYWFASGSPISLFMNLEQAPFDDVAFRKAIALGIDRERIVEEAQYGYVEPASQTGLVLPGMEEWLPEGLEGDASYIAYDADAAAEALDAAGYGTDGSGKRLDKTGQPMEFSFKVPGGYNDWIQAAQVMQDDFEALGITIDLQTPTPETVESDRSLGEYEMTFGVRGGTCNMFRNFQEPLASDQTAPTGEKAATNEIRWRDDRTDQLVEELRVAVGEEDQRAAVGELSQIMMDEVPYVPIWYGANWFQYSTKQATGWPNEDDPYAKYADSLLVLTHLQPTGSEG from the coding sequence ATGAGCAGGAACAGCAGGAGACGCGCCGCGGGCGCCGTGGCGCTCGCCGCGGCCACCGCGATCGCCCTCGCCGGATGCGGCGGCGGCGCCGACCGGGGCGGCGGCCTCACCGAGGAGGGATTCATCCAGAAGCTCGAGTACGGCGGCTTCGGCGGCGGCGACAACCCGCAGGTGAACTACAACCCCTTCCTCGTGCCCACGCGGCTCGCGGCCTGGGAGTACCTCTACGAGCCGCTCATGGAGACGAACGACTACACCTGCGAGGCGACGCCCTGGCTCGCGACCGACTTCTCCTGGAACGAGGACGGCACCCAGCTCACCTACGAGATGCGCGAGGGCCCGACCTGGACCGACGGGGAGGCGCTCGACGGCGAGGACGTGAAGTTCACCTTCGAGCTGCTGCGCGACAACGAGGCGCTCGACGTCGACGGCGTGTGGCGCTACCTCGACTCGGTCGAGGCGCCGGACCCCGGCACCGTCGTCTTCACCTTCACCGGTCCCGGCGCCTCCGCCTTCACCCTCGTCAACAACGTCCGGATCGTGCCCGAGCACATCTGGAAGGACGTCGAGGACCCCGTGACCTTCACGAACGAGGAGCCCGTCTCCTCCGGCCCCATGACGGTGAAGTCCTTCACCCCGCAGGCGCTCGTCATCGAGCGGAACCCCGACTTCTGGGGCGCGGAGGACGTCAAGGTCCAGGAGATCCAGTTCAACAAGTCGGATGCCGGCCAGGTCGAGCAGCTCAAGCTCTCGCGCGGCGACTACGACGCGAACGCGATGTTCGTCCCGAACATCGAGGAGGTCTACGTCGACAAGGACCCGGAGAACAACCACTACTGGTTCGCCTCCGGCTCGCCGATCTCGCTCTTCATGAACCTCGAGCAGGCGCCCTTCGACGACGTCGCATTCCGCAAGGCGATCGCGCTCGGGATCGACCGCGAGCGCATCGTCGAGGAGGCGCAGTACGGCTACGTCGAGCCCGCCAGCCAGACGGGGCTCGTGCTCCCCGGCATGGAGGAGTGGCTGCCCGAGGGACTCGAGGGCGACGCCTCCTACATCGCCTACGACGCGGATGCGGCGGCCGAGGCGCTCGACGCCGCCGGCTACGGGACGGACGGCTCCGGCAAGCGCCTCGACAAGACGGGGCAGCCCATGGAGTTCAGCTTCAAGGTGCCGGGCGGCTACAACGACTGGATCCAGGCCGCGCAGGTCATGCAGGACGACTTCGAGGCGCTCGGCATCACGATCGACCTCCAGACGCCCACCCCGGAGACGGTGGAGAGCGACCGGAGCCTCGGCGAGTACGAGATGACCTTCGGCGTCCGCGGCGGGACCTGCAACATGTTCCGCAACTTCCAGGAGCCGCTCGCGAGCGACCAGACCGCCCCCACGGGCGAGAAGGCCGCGACCAACGAGATCCGCTGGCGCGACGACCGCACCGACCAGCTCGTCGAGGAGCTGCGCGTGGCCGTCGGCGAGGAGGACCAGCGCGCCGCGGTCGGCGAGCTGTCGCAGATCATGATGGACGAGGTGCCCTACGTGCCGATCTGGTACGGCGCCAACTGGTTCCAGTACTCGACCAAGCAGGCCACCGGCTGGCCGAACGAGGACGACCCGTACGCGAAGTACGCGGACAGCCTCCTCGTGCTGACCCACCTGCAGCCCACGGGCTCCGAGGGCTGA
- a CDS encoding dipeptide ABC transporter ATP-binding protein, producing the protein MSLLEIRDLAVRYTPRDQRPTDAVRGVSFSLEPGEFVGLVGESGSGKSTLGNAILQLLQVPASRSGGSVVFDGRDLTGLGLDELRKLRWVDLSTVFQSSMNSLNPVLTVGAQFADTFEAHGEDASRARSAELLKMVDLEERVLDSYPHELSGGMKQRVALALSLALKPRFVLLDEPTTGLDVLVQRRILDRLRELQAELGFAVLFISHDIGTVLEIADRVLVMYHGDIVEDRGAEEILDDPHDEYTKKLLGSYQAAHDIPEENRLAPEADAVLEIDDVRKTYRIGRGRTQRKVEALRGVSLALRKGRVTALVGQSGSGKSTIGRMLLGIERPDSGEVRFTGAGEAGARRVDQLKGSALRELRSHVQLVFQDPYSSLNPTRTVFYALSRPLRNYAGATKGDVRQRAADLLEQVGLSPAEDFLDKLPSQLSGGQRQRVVIARALAPEPEILVADEPVSSLDVTIRAAILDLLRRLVEERGLAMLYITHDLLSARALAHDVVVLEQGRIVEQGGTEAVTSHASHEYTRELLDAIPDPYRRRAS; encoded by the coding sequence ATGAGCCTGCTCGAGATCCGCGACCTCGCGGTGCGGTACACCCCGCGCGACCAGCGCCCCACGGACGCCGTGCGCGGCGTCAGCTTCTCCCTCGAGCCCGGCGAGTTCGTCGGCCTCGTGGGGGAGTCGGGATCGGGCAAGTCGACCCTCGGCAACGCGATCCTCCAGCTCCTCCAGGTGCCGGCATCCCGCTCGGGCGGCTCGGTCGTCTTCGACGGGCGGGATCTCACCGGCCTCGGGCTCGACGAGCTGCGGAAGCTGCGCTGGGTGGACCTCTCGACGGTGTTCCAGTCGAGCATGAACTCGCTGAACCCCGTCCTCACGGTCGGCGCGCAGTTCGCCGACACCTTCGAGGCGCACGGGGAGGACGCCTCGCGGGCGCGCTCGGCCGAGCTGCTGAAGATGGTCGACCTCGAGGAGCGGGTGCTCGACAGCTACCCGCACGAGCTCTCGGGCGGCATGAAGCAGCGCGTCGCGCTCGCGCTCTCGCTCGCGCTGAAGCCGCGCTTCGTGCTCCTCGACGAGCCGACGACCGGCCTCGACGTGCTCGTGCAGCGCCGCATCCTCGACCGGCTGCGCGAGCTGCAGGCAGAGCTCGGCTTCGCGGTGCTCTTCATCAGCCACGACATCGGCACCGTCCTCGAGATCGCGGACCGCGTGCTCGTCATGTACCACGGCGACATCGTCGAGGACCGCGGCGCCGAGGAGATCCTCGACGACCCGCACGACGAGTACACGAAGAAGCTGCTCGGCTCCTACCAGGCCGCGCACGACATCCCCGAGGAGAACCGGCTCGCCCCGGAGGCGGACGCGGTCCTCGAGATCGACGACGTGCGGAAGACCTACCGGATCGGCCGCGGTCGCACGCAGCGCAAGGTCGAGGCGCTCCGGGGCGTCAGCCTCGCGCTCCGCAAGGGCCGCGTGACGGCGCTCGTCGGGCAGTCGGGCTCCGGCAAGTCGACGATCGGGCGCATGCTGCTCGGCATCGAGCGGCCCGACTCCGGGGAGGTCCGCTTCACGGGTGCCGGCGAGGCGGGCGCCCGCCGGGTCGACCAGCTCAAAGGCTCGGCGCTGCGCGAGCTGCGCTCGCACGTGCAGCTCGTCTTCCAGGACCCGTACTCCTCGCTCAACCCGACGCGCACCGTGTTCTACGCGCTGAGCCGCCCGCTGCGCAACTACGCGGGGGCGACGAAAGGGGATGTGCGGCAGCGCGCCGCGGATCTCCTCGAGCAGGTGGGCCTCAGCCCCGCCGAGGACTTCCTCGACAAGCTCCCGAGCCAGCTCTCGGGCGGGCAGCGTCAGCGCGTCGTGATCGCCCGGGCCCTCGCGCCCGAGCCCGAGATCCTCGTCGCCGACGAGCCGGTCTCGAGCCTCGACGTGACGATCCGCGCGGCGATCCTCGACCTGCTGCGCCGGCTCGTCGAGGAGCGCGGGCTCGCGATGCTCTACATCACCCACGACCTGCTCTCGGCCCGCGCCCTCGCGCACGACGTCGTCGTGCTCGAGCAGGGGCGCATCGTCGAGCAGGGCGGCACGGAGGCGGTCACCTCGCATGCCTCGCACGAGTACACGCGCGAGCTCCTCGACGCGATCCCGGACCCGTACCGGCGCCGCGCCTCGTAG
- a CDS encoding LacI family DNA-binding transcriptional regulator, with translation MDDGMRDRAARDGRNVREIAALAGVSTATVSRVYRGVGAVSPQMREKVLQAIQEFDYRPSHFGQALAKGRHNAIGIAFPGLSGPYFAELIRGLEEVAVERRLSVHILGTHLQDGAAAELAEMSRRVDGLIVHGGTIPAARTAELARRAPLVVVGAEPGTGPVSVRTDNDPLRELVRHLIEDHGRTRLVFVGTPEGSPDMTERWATFRAVHEELGLRAPEEPVRVGFQQSDGVLAADQVLASRADGAVCANDETALGLLVGVLGRGVRVPEDLAITGVDDVQLASMVTPSLTTLRRPLAEIGARAARLLLDIVEGREVPVETVLPTEVVRRGSCGCPEPAAAGPGDARPAPPIPDP, from the coding sequence ATGGACGACGGGATGCGGGATCGCGCGGCGCGCGACGGCCGCAACGTGCGCGAGATCGCCGCCCTCGCGGGCGTCTCCACCGCGACCGTCTCCCGTGTGTACCGCGGCGTCGGGGCGGTCTCGCCCCAGATGCGCGAGAAGGTCCTTCAGGCGATCCAGGAGTTCGACTACCGGCCGAGCCACTTCGGGCAGGCGCTCGCGAAGGGCCGCCACAACGCCATCGGCATCGCGTTCCCCGGGCTCTCCGGCCCCTACTTCGCGGAGCTCATCCGCGGGCTCGAGGAGGTCGCCGTCGAGCGCCGCCTCAGCGTCCACATCCTCGGCACCCACCTCCAGGACGGCGCGGCGGCCGAGCTCGCCGAGATGTCCCGGCGGGTGGACGGCCTCATCGTGCACGGCGGCACGATCCCCGCGGCGCGCACCGCGGAGCTCGCCCGCCGGGCCCCCCTCGTCGTCGTCGGTGCGGAGCCGGGCACCGGACCCGTCTCGGTCCGCACCGACAACGACCCCCTCCGCGAGCTCGTGCGCCACCTCATCGAGGACCACGGCCGCACGCGCCTCGTCTTCGTCGGGACGCCCGAGGGCTCGCCCGACATGACCGAGCGCTGGGCCACCTTCCGGGCCGTCCACGAGGAGCTCGGGCTGCGCGCGCCCGAGGAGCCCGTGCGTGTCGGCTTCCAGCAGTCGGACGGCGTGCTCGCCGCCGACCAGGTGCTCGCATCCCGCGCCGACGGGGCCGTCTGCGCGAACGACGAGACCGCCCTCGGTCTCCTCGTCGGCGTGCTGGGTCGCGGCGTCCGGGTGCCCGAGGACCTCGCCATCACGGGCGTCGACGACGTCCAGCTCGCGTCCATGGTGACGCCCTCGCTCACGACGCTCCGCCGTCCGCTCGCCGAGATCGGCGCGCGGGCCGCCCGGCTCCTCCTCGACATCGTCGAGGGGCGCGAGGTGCCGGTCGAGACGGTGCTGCCGACCGAGGTCGTCCGGCGCGGCAGCTGCGGCTGCCCGGAGCCGGCCGCCGCGGGGCCCGGCGACGCGCGCCCCGCACCCCCGATCCCCGACCCCTGA
- a CDS encoding alpha/beta fold hydrolase — protein sequence MTWLDRLRLRRRPPRLHVAIDEGSGPVVILVHGIASSSTTFEKLVPLLVGRHRVIAIDLLGFGESPAAPDGRYTIEEHVASLERTIRGLRIRGPITLVGHSMGALFAARYAASRPSRIRHLVLIAPPVYLAPSEVGDPVERAAMGLYLKAYEYLRGNKAFTIRNAALLARMSPIRHVLEVSERNWDAFVRSLENSIESQTAISDIAAVRAPIDLVAGTLDPFLQPTGLRIVEQMRHVTSHRVEGNDHLVRSRVARVVRAAIESRELGGDRARA from the coding sequence ATGACCTGGCTCGACCGGCTCCGGCTCCGGCGCCGGCCGCCGCGACTCCACGTCGCGATCGACGAGGGCTCGGGGCCGGTCGTGATCCTCGTCCACGGCATCGCCTCCTCCTCGACGACCTTCGAGAAGCTGGTGCCGCTGCTCGTCGGCCGGCACCGGGTCATCGCGATCGACCTGCTCGGCTTCGGCGAGTCCCCGGCCGCGCCCGACGGCCGGTACACGATCGAGGAGCACGTCGCCTCGCTCGAGCGCACGATCCGCGGGCTCCGGATCCGCGGGCCGATCACGCTCGTCGGCCATTCGATGGGCGCCCTCTTCGCGGCGCGCTACGCCGCGAGCCGACCCTCCCGCATCCGCCACCTCGTGCTCATCGCGCCGCCCGTCTACCTCGCCCCGAGCGAGGTCGGCGACCCGGTCGAGCGCGCTGCGATGGGCCTCTACCTCAAGGCCTACGAGTACCTCCGCGGCAACAAGGCGTTCACCATCCGCAACGCCGCCCTCCTCGCGCGGATGTCGCCGATCCGCCACGTGCTGGAGGTCAGCGAGCGCAACTGGGACGCCTTCGTGCGCTCGCTCGAGAACTCGATCGAGTCGCAGACGGCGATCAGCGACATCGCGGCCGTGCGAGCGCCCATCGATCTCGTCGCGGGCACCCTCGACCCCTTCCTCCAGCCGACGGGCCTGCGGATCGTCGAGCAGATGCGCCACGTGACCTCGCACCGCGTCGAGGGCAACGATCATCTCGTCCGCAGCCGCGTCGCGCGCGTCGTGCGCGCCGCGATCGAGTCGCGAGAGCTCGGCGGCGACCGAGCTCGCGCCTAG
- a CDS encoding ABC transporter permease, translated as MSGMTTGSGSGGGDLGEGRGGGPAEQGPETVSIGTSADEQIARARGRRLPAWFIILWRDAKCRVGMIMVASFALIAVLAPVIAPFDPKESVGAGNLMPGQDGFLLGTTDRGEDVFSQLLIGAQTSMLVGVVAGVISSIIGLIIGLVAGYRQGWVDDILSFLINLGLVVPTLPLMVTLASYSPVRGVWLIIFVISVTGWAYGARIKRSQVLTLRTRDFVEAARLAGDGTWRIITREIMPNMSSLIVVGFMGAALGAIGGEAGLSFLGLGDPQTVSWGAMLNQASTGSALLIGQWGWVVAPGLALALLITSFTLINFGVDALSNPHLREKAPRPATRRKAAKEATA; from the coding sequence ATGAGCGGCATGACGACGGGCTCGGGCTCCGGTGGCGGAGACCTCGGCGAGGGACGCGGCGGCGGCCCCGCCGAGCAGGGCCCCGAGACGGTCTCGATCGGCACCTCGGCCGACGAGCAGATCGCCCGGGCGCGGGGCCGGCGGCTTCCCGCCTGGTTCATCATCCTGTGGCGCGACGCGAAGTGCCGTGTCGGCATGATCATGGTGGCGTCCTTCGCGCTCATCGCCGTGCTCGCGCCCGTCATCGCGCCCTTCGACCCGAAGGAGTCGGTCGGCGCGGGCAACCTCATGCCCGGACAGGACGGATTCCTGCTCGGCACGACCGACCGCGGCGAGGACGTCTTCAGCCAGCTGCTGATCGGCGCGCAGACCTCGATGCTCGTCGGCGTCGTCGCCGGCGTGATCTCCTCGATCATCGGGCTCATCATCGGCCTCGTGGCCGGCTACCGGCAGGGCTGGGTGGACGACATCCTGAGCTTCCTCATCAACCTCGGGCTCGTCGTGCCGACGCTGCCGCTCATGGTGACGCTCGCCTCCTACTCGCCGGTGCGCGGCGTGTGGCTCATCATCTTCGTCATCAGCGTGACGGGCTGGGCCTACGGCGCCCGCATCAAGCGCTCGCAGGTGCTGACGCTGCGAACCCGCGACTTCGTCGAGGCGGCGCGCCTCGCGGGCGACGGCACCTGGCGCATCATCACGCGCGAGATCATGCCGAACATGTCCTCGCTCATCGTGGTGGGCTTCATGGGGGCGGCCCTCGGCGCGATCGGCGGCGAGGCGGGGCTCTCCTTCCTCGGCCTCGGCGACCCGCAGACGGTCAGCTGGGGCGCCATGCTCAACCAGGCCTCCACGGGCTCCGCGCTCCTCATCGGGCAGTGGGGCTGGGTGGTCGCGCCGGGCCTCGCGCTCGCGCTCCTCATCACGAGCTTCACGCTCATCAACTTCGGCGTCGACGCCCTGTCGAACCCGCACCTGCGGGAGAAGGCGCCGAGACCCGCGACGCGGCGGAAGGCCGCGAAGGAGGCCACCGCATGA